In one window of Chitinophagales bacterium DNA:
- a CDS encoding glycogen synthase, translating into MEIVHISAEAYPMAKAGGLGDVVGALPKYQTKAGHVAKVVMPMYRTKFLYDNQWDVDFKGKAWLGDWQFDFTIIKLSSKDLGYDLFLVDINGLLDRQKVYGYDDDAERFTAFQIAVLQWMVQWQHVPDIVHCHDHHTGLIPFMMKHCYAYRNKLSNVPSVLTIHNAQYQGWMGWDKSKYIPEWDSWRWGDLDWANSINPLASAIKCAWRVTTVSQSYMDELRYNSNGLEALFEYEKGKCSGILNGIDYDVWNPADDKYLTTHYDTNSIQKGKQANKEQLCERFRLDASKPLFVFIGRLVGEKAAEILPDTIATAIHQSAGAGQFLVLGSGDPTVERQLNDLKFDSFVAQHYNCYIGYDEALSHVMYAGADFLLMPSRVEPCGLNQMYALRYGTVPMVRSTGGLQDTVVDMGDWEGFGIRFTHATTSDLLHAIGRALEVYGDKEQMDRMRQYMMQIDHSWESSVNAYLQLYQSLKA; encoded by the coding sequence ATGGAAATTGTACACATCAGTGCAGAAGCATATCCCATGGCAAAAGCAGGTGGCTTGGGCGATGTGGTAGGTGCTTTGCCAAAGTACCAGACAAAAGCAGGGCATGTGGCCAAAGTAGTGATGCCCATGTATCGTACTAAATTCTTGTACGATAACCAGTGGGATGTAGACTTTAAAGGAAAAGCCTGGCTGGGCGACTGGCAATTTGATTTCACCATAATCAAACTCTCGAGTAAGGATCTTGGGTATGATTTATTTCTGGTAGATATCAATGGGCTGCTCGATAGACAAAAAGTATATGGCTATGATGATGATGCCGAAAGATTCACGGCTTTTCAGATAGCTGTACTGCAATGGATGGTGCAGTGGCAGCATGTTCCGGATATTGTGCACTGTCATGATCATCATACAGGCCTGATTCCTTTTATGATGAAACACTGTTATGCTTACAGAAATAAGTTAAGCAATGTGCCCAGCGTGCTTACCATCCATAATGCACAATACCAGGGTTGGATGGGCTGGGATAAAAGCAAGTACATACCTGAGTGGGATAGCTGGCGCTGGGGCGATCTGGACTGGGCCAATAGTATCAACCCACTTGCTAGTGCGATTAAATGTGCCTGGCGTGTTACTACGGTTAGCCAGAGCTATATGGATGAACTTCGTTACAACAGCAATGGATTAGAGGCTTTGTTTGAGTATGAAAAGGGGAAGTGCAGCGGTATTCTGAACGGTATTGATTATGATGTCTGGAATCCGGCAGATGATAAATATTTGACGACACATTACGATACCAATAGTATTCAGAAAGGTAAACAGGCCAATAAAGAGCAGCTCTGCGAGCGCTTCCGATTGGATGCATCCAAGCCTTTGTTTGTATTTATTGGCAGACTTGTTGGAGAAAAAGCTGCTGAAATACTGCCCGATACCATTGCGACAGCCATTCATCAAAGTGCAGGGGCGGGACAGTTTCTGGTGCTGGGCAGTGGTGACCCAACTGTAGAAAGACAGCTGAATGACCTGAAGTTCGATTCATTTGTTGCACAGCACTATAATTGCTATATTGGATACGACGAAGCGCTAAGCCATGTGATGTATGCCGGGGCTGATTTTCTACTCATGCCCAGTCGAGTGGAGCCATGTGGCTTAAATCAAATGTATGCACTCCGTTATGGTACAGTACCCATGGTGAGAAGTACCGGAGGTTTACAAGATACAGTAGTGGATATGGGTGATTGGGAAGGCTTTGGTATTCGTTTTACACATGCTACAACCAGCGACCTCCTCCATGCAATTGGTAGGGCTTTGGAAGTGTATGGCGATAAAGAACAAATGGATAGAATGCGTCAGTACATGATGCAGATTGATCACAGCTGGGAAAGCTCAGTTAATGCTTACCTGCAGTTGTATCAATCCTTAAAAGCTTAA
- a CDS encoding glucose-1-phosphate adenylyltransferase, producing MQNISSQVLAVILGGGAGTRLYPLTASRSKPAVPIAGKYRLVDIPISNCINSNINRMFVLTQFNSASLNKHIKNTYQFSVFSSGFVDILAAEQTPDNPGWFQGTADAVRQSLRHISNLDFEYVLILSGDQLYQMDFTDMLAAHKEKGADISIATIPVGDRDAPEFGIMKTDEANNITAFVEKPKKEVLGEWVSDTGAEMKAQGRHYLASMGIYIFNKQVLKNLLLEVHPNATDFGKEIIPNSIESGRVVSFQYDGYWTDIGNIYSFYEANLALTDEIPPFNLFDNNKLVYSRARMLPPAKISGTTLERTVIADGCIIHASRLENCVVGIRSRIGHGTTVVSTYIMGNDYYETIEQMAENVSKGKPKIGIGERCYIKDAILDKNCRIGNDVRINGGKHLENTDHALYAIKDGIVVVKKGAVLPDGFVI from the coding sequence ATGCAGAATATTTCAAGTCAGGTACTAGCAGTGATTTTGGGTGGAGGAGCAGGTACTCGTTTGTACCCACTTACCGCAAGCAGATCCAAGCCGGCTGTTCCGATTGCCGGTAAATATCGTTTGGTGGATATCCCCATCAGCAACTGTATCAACTCCAACATCAACAGGATGTTCGTCTTGACGCAGTTCAACTCTGCTTCACTCAATAAGCACATTAAGAATACGTATCAGTTTTCCGTATTCAGCTCGGGTTTTGTTGACATCCTTGCTGCTGAGCAAACACCTGATAATCCAGGTTGGTTTCAGGGCACCGCTGATGCAGTAAGACAATCTCTTCGCCATATTTCTAATCTGGATTTTGAGTATGTACTCATTCTGAGTGGTGATCAGTTGTATCAGATGGATTTCACAGACATGCTGGCCGCACACAAAGAAAAGGGAGCTGATATCAGTATCGCTACTATTCCGGTAGGCGACAGAGATGCGCCTGAATTTGGTATCATGAAAACAGATGAAGCCAATAATATCACTGCATTCGTAGAAAAACCAAAGAAAGAAGTGCTTGGCGAGTGGGTCAGTGATACTGGTGCAGAAATGAAGGCACAGGGGCGTCATTACCTGGCATCTATGGGTATTTACATCTTCAATAAGCAAGTGCTGAAAAACCTCTTGTTGGAAGTACACCCGAATGCAACAGATTTTGGTAAAGAAATCATTCCTAACTCTATTGAAAGCGGTAGGGTTGTTAGCTTCCAGTATGATGGTTATTGGACAGATATCGGTAATATCTATTCTTTCTATGAAGCCAACCTGGCACTGACTGATGAGATTCCTCCATTCAACCTGTTCGATAATAATAAGCTCGTGTACAGCCGTGCACGTATGTTGCCTCCGGCCAAAATAAGTGGTACTACTTTAGAAAGGACAGTCATTGCTGATGGCTGTATCATTCATGCTTCCAGACTGGAGAATTGCGTAGTAGGTATTCGCTCCAGAATTGGTCATGGTACAACGGTTGTAAGCACCTATATCATGGGTAACGATTATTACGAAACCATAGAGCAAATGGCTGAGAATGTGAGTAAGGGTAAACCGAAAATCGGTATCGGTGAGCGCTGCTATATCAAAGATGCGATTCTGGATAAGAATTGTCGTATTGGTAATGATGTTCGCATCAACGGCGGTAAGCACTTGGAAAACACAGATCATGCCCTTTATGCCATTAAAGATGGTATTGTTGTAGTGAAGAAAGGAGCAGTACTTCCGGACGGTTTTGTGATCTAA
- a CDS encoding SLC45 family MFS transporter, translated as MALGQAPNNTSSANKPLLSFWQIWNISFGFLGVQIGYSLQNANTSRILSALDADPHHLSLFWLAAPLAGLIVQPIVGLSSDKTWTKLGRRIPFILGGAIVSAGAMFFMPNSEHFAALLAPLIFGATMLLLMDTSFNVTMQPFRALVSDMVPDSQRNKGYSIQSFLINAGAVVGSLLPFILTSIGVANEPAEGQKVAPTVIWSFYFGGAVLLLSVLWTSFRTKEYPPEEYAKYNNISTEQEEKKSFMQLLANIPTAMWQLAVTQFFSWFSLFLMWVYTTQGIAQHIWGVTDPKSKEFNEAGNWTGVIFAAYSVFAALYSLVLTPLADKFGRKNTYAVSLLAGGLGLISMVFIEDKNLHFLAMVGVGVAWAAILAMPYAILSSSLPAKQTGVYMGIFNITITVPQIAAGLLGGVALSLLNEQAINVIGLSGVSMLLAGIFAKLVIKSE; from the coding sequence ATGGCCCTTGGACAAGCCCCCAATAACACTTCATCCGCCAATAAACCCCTCTTAAGTTTCTGGCAGATTTGGAATATCAGTTTCGGTTTCTTAGGTGTTCAGATTGGTTATTCTTTGCAGAATGCCAATACCAGTCGTATCCTCTCCGCTTTGGATGCTGATCCGCATCACCTGAGTTTGTTCTGGCTGGCAGCTCCCTTAGCCGGATTGATTGTCCAGCCAATTGTTGGTTTGTCCAGCGATAAAACCTGGACCAAGCTTGGCCGTAGAATTCCGTTTATTCTGGGCGGTGCCATTGTCTCAGCAGGAGCCATGTTCTTTATGCCCAATTCAGAACACTTTGCCGCTTTACTGGCTCCATTGATCTTTGGCGCCACCATGTTATTGCTCATGGATACTTCTTTCAATGTAACCATGCAGCCTTTCCGTGCTTTGGTAAGCGATATGGTACCAGATAGCCAGCGAAACAAAGGCTATTCTATTCAAAGCTTTTTGATCAATGCCGGTGCAGTAGTGGGTTCACTCTTGCCGTTTATTTTAACCAGCATCGGTGTAGCCAATGAGCCTGCTGAAGGACAGAAAGTGGCACCTACGGTTATTTGGTCGTTTTACTTTGGTGGTGCTGTATTGTTGTTAAGTGTGTTGTGGACATCCTTCCGTACCAAAGAATATCCTCCCGAAGAATATGCGAAGTACAATAACATCTCAACAGAGCAGGAAGAGAAGAAAAGCTTTATGCAATTGCTTGCCAATATTCCCACAGCTATGTGGCAATTGGCAGTAACCCAATTTTTCTCTTGGTTTTCTTTATTCCTGATGTGGGTGTATACTACGCAAGGTATTGCACAGCATATCTGGGGTGTAACGGATCCAAAATCAAAAGAATTCAACGAAGCAGGTAACTGGACAGGTGTGATCTTTGCAGCCTACAGTGTATTTGCGGCTTTGTACTCTTTGGTCTTAACACCGCTTGCGGATAAGTTTGGCAGAAAAAATACTTATGCGGTGTCTTTGCTGGCAGGTGGTTTGGGATTGATTTCTATGGTATTTATTGAAGACAAGAATCTCCACTTTCTTGCAATGGTAGGTGTTGGCGTGGCTTGGGCGGCTATTCTGGCCATGCCTTATGCTATTTTATCTTCATCGTTGCCCGCAAAGCAAACCGGTGTATACATGGGGATATTTAATATCACCATTACTGTTCCACAGATAGCTGCAGGGTTATTAGGTGGTGTGGCATTGAGTTTATTGAACGAACAAGCCATTAACGTGATTGGTTTGTCTGGTGTGTCTATGTTGCTGGCAGGCATTTTTGCAAAACTTGTAATCAAATCTGAGTAA
- a CDS encoding glycoside hydrolase family 13 protein: protein MLGKRAGIILLACLLTGGLYAQISVYPTNWWVGMKWNKVQLLIKGSSKDFAASKFSVNYPGVQLNKVYQLDNPLYIAADITISPAAKPGIVNLEFAGKQGKQTVSWELKPRRAGKGTAFAQGVQQKDFVYLIMPDRFRNGDYSNDRIAGLRDQTLNRDSVYHRHGGDIQGVIDGLDYLQQLGVTTVWMTPVLENDMPDRTEHGYAITNHYKVDPRHGGNQAYKKLSDELHKRGMKLIQDAVYNHVGVEHEFVIEQPTKDWLNQWPQYTNTNYKDQVFFDPYVAPSEAAIMEKGWFTKQMPDLNHNNPLVANFLIQHALWSVEEFGVDGWRIDTYIYNNLAFMNRCNKALLDEYPKMTMFGETWVHGTANQAYFADNNFQTAFKSNLPGVTDFQTLFYGILPALNQPFGWTEGVNKLYTTLSNDFLYKDPSLNCIFLDNHDLNRFFSEVKEDVGKMKMGLAWLLTSRGIPQMYYGTEVLMKGEKNPNDGWVRLDFPGGWKGDQKSAFSGTGLTADELAVQQYTAKLANFRKQSSAITTGKMMQYLPVDGLYVYFRYDAKQTVMCVMNTADKEMKVDFAKYAERTKGFSSAKDVVTGNTLGSSFSIPAKQMWVLELK, encoded by the coding sequence ATGTTAGGGAAAAGAGCAGGCATTATCTTGTTGGCATGTTTGCTAACAGGGGGGCTGTATGCCCAAATCAGTGTATATCCAACCAATTGGTGGGTGGGTATGAAGTGGAATAAAGTGCAGTTGCTAATCAAAGGCAGCAGTAAAGATTTTGCCGCTTCCAAATTTAGTGTGAATTATCCCGGTGTGCAATTGAATAAAGTATACCAACTGGATAATCCATTGTATATCGCAGCGGATATTACGATTAGTCCTGCTGCAAAACCGGGAATAGTGAATCTGGAGTTTGCCGGTAAACAAGGCAAGCAAACTGTTTCGTGGGAGTTGAAACCACGCCGTGCAGGTAAGGGAACAGCATTTGCGCAAGGTGTACAACAGAAAGATTTTGTTTACCTCATCATGCCCGATCGTTTCCGTAATGGAGACTATAGTAATGATCGTATTGCTGGCTTGCGCGATCAAACCCTGAATCGTGATTCTGTGTATCACAGACATGGAGGCGATATCCAGGGTGTTATTGATGGTTTAGATTACTTGCAGCAGCTGGGTGTAACAACAGTATGGATGACGCCTGTGCTCGAGAATGATATGCCCGACAGAACAGAGCATGGCTATGCGATTACCAATCATTACAAAGTGGATCCTAGGCATGGCGGTAATCAAGCGTATAAAAAATTAAGTGATGAACTGCATAAGCGCGGCATGAAATTGATTCAGGATGCGGTGTACAATCACGTTGGTGTGGAACATGAGTTTGTTATTGAACAGCCAACAAAAGATTGGTTGAATCAATGGCCTCAGTATACCAATACCAATTATAAGGATCAGGTATTTTTTGATCCCTATGTGGCACCTTCTGAAGCAGCAATCATGGAAAAGGGTTGGTTTACCAAGCAAATGCCTGATCTGAATCACAACAACCCCCTGGTAGCTAATTTCCTGATTCAGCATGCACTTTGGAGTGTGGAAGAATTTGGTGTAGACGGATGGAGAATAGATACCTATATCTATAACAATCTCGCTTTCATGAATCGTTGTAATAAAGCTTTACTCGATGAATATCCTAAGATGACCATGTTTGGTGAAACCTGGGTGCATGGTACAGCCAATCAGGCATATTTTGCAGACAACAATTTTCAAACTGCATTCAAGAGTAATCTTCCGGGTGTAACAGATTTTCAAACGCTCTTCTATGGGATACTGCCTGCTTTGAATCAGCCATTTGGGTGGACAGAAGGGGTGAATAAGCTCTATACTACATTGAGTAATGATTTCCTGTATAAAGATCCTTCTCTGAACTGCATATTCCTGGATAATCACGATTTGAATCGTTTCTTTTCAGAAGTGAAAGAAGATGTAGGTAAGATGAAGATGGGATTAGCCTGGCTGCTGACAAGCAGAGGTATTCCGCAAATGTATTATGGAACAGAAGTGCTGATGAAAGGAGAGAAGAATCCGAATGATGGTTGGGTGAGATTGGATTTCCCGGGCGGCTGGAAGGGCGATCAAAAAAGCGCTTTCTCCGGTACCGGTTTAACTGCTGACGAACTAGCTGTTCAGCAGTATACAGCCAAGTTGGCGAATTTCAGGAAGCAGTCGAGTGCGATCACAACCGGTAAAATGATGCAATATCTGCCCGTTGATGGTCTGTATGTTTACTTCCGGTATGATGCAAAGCAGACTGTAATGTGTGTGATGAATACTGCGGATAAAGAAATGAAAGTAGACTTTGCAAAGTATGCTGAAAGAACCAAAGGATTCAGTAGTGCAAAAGATGTGGTAACAGGAAATACACTTGGTAGCAGTTTTAGTATTCCTGCCAAGCAAATGTGGGTATTGGAACTGAAATAG
- a CDS encoding GLPGLI family protein, translating into MKYLFISLCLFTALISSAQSRFIGSGRIEYERKTNQHRALDAEGDNEWIKELKKTIPKFVSDVFELQFTTDKSVYKLAKENTDNKYLWNAKPSESDVLVQDLNNKKVSIQRDVFEQTYLLQDSARNLEWRITEETREIAGFECRKAVTKICDSVYIVAFYTDQILVSSGPESFGGLPGMILGLAVPRLAVTWFATKVELTTPTSPQLNPVQKGKKTTWAKMSNDMQKAIKDWGKEGAAFMWKFSL; encoded by the coding sequence ATGAAATACTTATTCATTTCATTATGTCTCTTTACTGCACTTATCAGTAGTGCACAATCAAGGTTTATCGGTAGTGGCAGAATTGAGTATGAAAGAAAAACCAATCAGCACCGCGCATTGGATGCTGAAGGCGACAACGAGTGGATAAAAGAGCTTAAGAAAACCATACCCAAATTTGTTTCTGACGTATTTGAGTTGCAGTTTACTACCGATAAGTCTGTGTATAAATTGGCAAAAGAGAATACAGATAATAAATATCTCTGGAATGCCAAGCCTAGTGAATCCGATGTATTGGTGCAGGACTTGAATAATAAGAAAGTATCGATACAAAGAGATGTGTTTGAGCAAACCTATCTTTTACAGGATAGTGCGCGCAACCTTGAATGGCGTATTACAGAAGAAACCAGAGAGATTGCTGGTTTTGAGTGTAGAAAAGCTGTAACCAAAATCTGCGACTCCGTTTATATCGTTGCTTTCTACACAGATCAAATATTGGTTAGCAGCGGCCCCGAAAGCTTTGGCGGTTTGCCGGGTATGATTCTCGGTTTGGCTGTACCCAGATTAGCCGTTACATGGTTTGCCACCAAGGTGGAATTAACCACGCCTACCAGTCCACAATTAAACCCCGTGCAGAAAGGCAAGAAAACCACCTGGGCCAAAATGAGTAATGATATGCAGAAAGCGATCAAAGATTGGGGCAAGGAGGGTGCCGCATTTATGTGGAAGTTCTCTTTATAA
- a CDS encoding TonB-dependent receptor family protein, protein MRKTAALLWLLGVVLTASAQETVLKGTVADTLNKQQLHNAVVSLLRPKDSVLIKYVRTDQQGRFQISGIPSGKLLILVSYPNYADYLDQLTVDANATKDLGNIPLITKAKLLEEVIVKQKISAIRMRGDTTEYRADSFRVSANANVQELLRKLPGISVNGKGEITAQGQKVEKVLVDGEEFFSDDPAVVTQNLRADAVEKVQSFDKKSDQAVFTGIDDGQKTKTLNLVLKEDKKKGYFGKLEAGSDFGKYRYGKGMLNSFKGKKKAAAYITTDNTRYETLNWNERRNYGEDLNTQTQISDDGGVSIWSNGDEFSWGRGLPNSTTGGLHFSNKWNQDKHNSVNTYQFNDLRVTGENTSTTQTLLPDGSFFVNNSDQKFDNLRRRNRLRSTYEWQIDSTSNLKIIGTGSIINNRSNSIFQGASLDSKGFKLNETSRQTINESDEQNLIANIFWRKRFKKKGRTISITADVNSTRRTGDGFLFATNTFFTGATTTTRIDQKKTNDENISGLSTKVSYTEPLSKTTTLELNYRFENNRNNAERNTLEGGVNGAGKYETMVDSLSNHFVFNNYGHIGGFNIRYNYKKINFSVGTGVGNVQFNIEDLRKARNRSANFTNFLPSANFNYQLKKQTRLGFRYNGSTRNPSLQQINPIIDNIDPLNLTVGNPNLGQEFRNNFELYFSDYKVLKSKNIYLSANYSYVNNAITNANTIDKATGKRINQAVNVNGNYNFNMWSSYGFELFPSFNLNFNFNPSINRFINIVDGQENINDSRNMRFSIGSGYWGDKWINYWFDLSATNNFSKSSINPNNTTRFWNYNTNANIEMKLPKKWYVNFEADIEMYQRTTVFANQRNVVLLNGSVRKSIDKKENWQIQFRVNDILNQNLGINRNISSNFISETTQQSIRRFGILSLTYNFNKNGAEPKGF, encoded by the coding sequence ATGCGAAAAACTGCTGCATTATTATGGCTGCTCGGCGTCGTGCTGACAGCTAGCGCACAGGAAACTGTGTTAAAAGGCACTGTAGCCGATACACTCAACAAACAACAACTGCACAATGCAGTTGTGTCGCTATTAAGACCAAAAGATTCCGTGCTCATCAAATATGTGCGAACCGATCAGCAAGGAAGATTCCAAATCAGTGGTATACCATCAGGGAAACTATTGATACTGGTCAGCTACCCCAACTACGCTGATTATCTGGATCAGCTTACAGTTGATGCAAATGCAACCAAAGACTTAGGTAATATTCCGCTGATTACAAAAGCCAAGCTACTTGAAGAAGTAATCGTAAAACAGAAAATATCTGCCATTAGAATGCGCGGCGATACTACTGAGTATCGTGCAGATAGTTTTCGAGTAAGCGCGAATGCCAATGTGCAGGAGTTATTACGCAAACTACCGGGCATATCCGTAAATGGTAAGGGAGAAATCACTGCGCAGGGACAAAAGGTTGAAAAAGTGCTGGTAGATGGTGAAGAGTTCTTCAGTGATGACCCAGCAGTTGTAACACAAAATCTTAGGGCTGATGCAGTGGAGAAAGTGCAATCCTTTGATAAGAAAAGTGACCAAGCCGTATTTACAGGTATTGATGATGGTCAGAAGACCAAAACATTAAACCTTGTATTGAAAGAAGACAAGAAGAAAGGCTATTTCGGCAAATTGGAAGCCGGCAGTGATTTTGGTAAATACCGATATGGAAAAGGCATGCTGAATTCATTTAAAGGAAAGAAAAAAGCTGCCGCCTATATAACAACAGACAATACGCGCTATGAAACGCTCAACTGGAATGAGCGACGTAACTATGGCGAGGATTTGAATACTCAAACCCAGATTTCTGATGATGGTGGCGTTAGTATATGGTCTAACGGAGATGAATTCAGCTGGGGCCGTGGTTTACCAAACTCTACTACTGGAGGTCTGCATTTCAGTAATAAATGGAATCAAGACAAACACAACAGTGTAAACACTTACCAATTCAACGATTTGCGTGTAACTGGTGAGAATACCAGTACAACACAAACTCTCTTACCTGATGGTAGTTTCTTTGTCAACAATAGTGACCAGAAGTTTGATAACCTTAGAAGAAGAAACCGCTTAAGAAGCACTTATGAGTGGCAGATTGACTCTACCAGTAACCTTAAGATTATTGGTACAGGCTCTATCATTAATAATAGAAGCAATAGTATATTCCAAGGTGCTTCATTGGATAGCAAGGGCTTTAAATTAAATGAAACATCTAGACAGACCATCAACGAGTCGGATGAGCAAAACCTGATTGCCAATATTTTCTGGCGGAAACGCTTCAAGAAAAAAGGCAGAACTATTTCAATTACAGCTGATGTGAACAGTACCAGGAGAACTGGTGATGGTTTTCTGTTTGCCACCAATACCTTCTTTACGGGCGCCACAACCACAACAAGAATTGATCAGAAAAAGACCAATGATGAAAACATCTCTGGCTTGAGTACTAAAGTGTCTTATACTGAACCACTTTCAAAAACAACTACACTGGAATTAAACTACCGCTTTGAGAACAACCGGAACAACGCAGAAAGAAATACATTGGAAGGCGGTGTGAATGGTGCAGGTAAGTATGAGACTATGGTTGATTCACTCAGTAATCACTTTGTATTCAACAATTACGGACATATAGGTGGCTTCAATATCCGATACAACTACAAGAAAATTAATTTCTCCGTAGGAACAGGTGTTGGTAATGTACAGTTCAATATTGAAGACTTGCGAAAGGCAAGAAATCGCTCAGCCAATTTCACCAACTTTCTACCATCAGCCAATTTCAATTACCAGTTGAAAAAACAAACCAGGCTGGGCTTTAGGTATAACGGTAGTACCAGAAACCCAAGTCTGCAGCAGATCAACCCAATTATTGATAATATTGATCCGTTAAACCTAACGGTTGGTAATCCTAATTTGGGTCAGGAATTCCGAAACAACTTTGAATTATACTTCAGCGATTACAAGGTATTGAAGAGTAAAAACATTTACCTCAGCGCAAATTACAGCTATGTAAACAATGCCATCACCAATGCGAATACAATTGACAAAGCAACAGGTAAACGTATCAATCAGGCGGTGAATGTAAATGGCAATTACAACTTTAACATGTGGTCAAGCTACGGATTTGAACTCTTTCCTTCATTTAACCTGAACTTCAACTTCAATCCGTCAATTAATCGCTTCATCAATATTGTAGACGGACAGGAGAATATTAACGACAGTAGAAATATGCGCTTCAGCATTGGATCGGGTTATTGGGGTGACAAATGGATAAATTACTGGTTCGACCTCAGTGCAACCAATAATTTCTCTAAATCTTCAATCAATCCAAACAATACTACCCGATTCTGGAATTACAATACCAATGCCAATATAGAGATGAAGCTTCCAAAGAAGTGGTATGTTAATTTCGAAGCTGATATTGAGATGTATCAAAGAACTACGGTATTTGCCAATCAGCGTAATGTTGTTTTATTAAACGGTTCTGTTCGAAAATCCATTGATAAAAAAGAGAACTGGCAGATACAGTTCAGGGTCAATGATATCCTGAATCAGAACCTGGGCATCAACCGTAATATCAGCAGCAACTTTATTTCTGAAACCACTCAACAATCCATCAGAAGATTCGGCATACTCTCGCTTACTTACAACTTCAATAAAAACGGTGCTGAGCCAAAAGGATTCTAA